The following coding sequences are from one Oncorhynchus masou masou isolate Uvic2021 unplaced genomic scaffold, UVic_Omas_1.1 unplaced_scaffold_1461, whole genome shotgun sequence window:
- the LOC135530924 gene encoding sialoadhesin-like, producing the protein MRTWNDLKVTGGTRGEYWTTLTCSTTCTLTDNPTYIWYKNGHKVKEDTSSLDSDSFSDADSYSCAVKGHEDLLSPAKCQKCWSVTYTHQKICALKGSTVDISCSYTYPSYHEIKQAFWFTKWSGMEAEDLSSVPGYEGHIEYLGDKESDCTLRITDLRLSDSAGFRCCVGDGSYICVRGERVTLRCRTNCTLDPITAYSWYKNGQSIPNSNTSSPVYILFSVSSEDTGRYSCSVEGHEDLPSAEETLTVTYGPLNPSVSVSPSGELVEGSSVTLTCSSDANPPVDKYTWYKKNVTSPKASGQSYSITNISSEDRGEYYCEAENKYGRLNSSSVSVDVQYTTAVFPWVPVVGVGAVLTAGALLLTIYCTLKRRSTGGSDDTADTLSVHPDPNSDMYTSLNMKTRSPEYDTLANVRDLAVTHTGTQIDAESSDYEN; encoded by the exons ATGAGAACTTGGAATG ATCTAAAGGTGACTGGGGGAACAAGAGGGGAGTATTGGACGACACTGACCTgtagcaccacctgtactctgactgacaaccccacctacatctggtacaagaacggacacAAAGTGAAGGAGGACACTTCCAGCCTGGACTCAGACTCCTTTAGTGAtgcagacagttactcctgtgctgtaaaaggccatgaggatctcctctctcctgcaaaGT GTcagaagtgttggagtgtgacttaCACCCATCAGAAGATCTGTGCtttgaaggggtcaacagtggacatatcctgctcttacacatatcccagTTATCATGAGATCAAACAAGCTTTCTGGTTTACTAAATGGTCTGGTATGGAGGCTGAAGATCTGAGCTCAGTGCCAGGGTATGAGGGTCATATAGAGTACCTTGGGGATAAGGAGAGTGACTgtaccctgagaatcacagacctgagaTTGAGTGACTCTGCTGGGTTCAG ATGCTGTGTTGGAGATGGATCCTACATCTGTGTTAGAGGGGAGAGAGTCACACTGAGATGTAGAACCAACTGTACACTGGACCCCATCACAGCCTACAGTTGGTATAAGAATGGACAGTCTATaccaaacagcaacacctcctctcctgtctatatCCTGTTCTCAGTCAGCAGTGAGGATACAGGCAGATACTCCTGTTCTGTAGAAGGACATGAGGATCTCCCCTCTGCTGAAGAGACTCTCACTGTCACAT ATGGTCCATTGAACccctcagtgtcagtcagtccctctggtgaactagtggagggcagttcagtgactctgacctgcagcagtgatgccaaccCACCTGTGGACAAATACACCTGGTACAAGAAGAACGTAACCTCACCAAAAGCATCAGGACAGAGTTACAGCATCACTAACATCAGctctgaggacagaggagaatattACTGTGAAGCTGAGAATAAATATGGACGTCTCAACTCTTCTTCTGTGTCTGTGGACGTTCAGT ATactacagcagtgtttccctgggttcctgtggtgggggtgggggctgTCCTGACTGCTGGAGCTCTGCTACTCACCATCTACTGCACTCTGAAGAG GAGATCCACAGGAGGAAGTGATGACACAGCAGACACACTG AGTGTCCATCCTGACCCCAACAGTGACATGTACACATCTCTGAACATGAAGACCAGGTCACCAGAGTATGACACCCTGGCA AATGTGAGAGACTTGGCagtgacacacacaggcactcagaTAGATGCTGAGTCCTCCGATTACGAGAACTAA